Proteins found in one Zea mays cultivar B73 chromosome 1, Zm-B73-REFERENCE-NAM-5.0, whole genome shotgun sequence genomic segment:
- the LOC100383056 gene encoding Protein RRP6-like 2: MEADEASAPPPPPWMQNKSAAAIEASSGPLSAAASRLSARSRALPSSRDFHFYNNFPAFKSPVGAAAAKADASLGVLGGASILPTRQQPFPVGGDLDDAHDWLVALNDDLLERFGASTDEFKTLRRKEETSGRRAAPQAGDGFQVVCGKKKKKVGDGGEERVGRVEAFGGFGSVRMVTKDKAAAPGVKAKVPFHIRTIPRPQDVYCIVVDNSSKPFEHILLDRSEDGTRVVHPLEKLPVEQIISRNVPDNEPVKPPALDNTPFTFVEDLKTLEVLATKLKDATEFAVDLEHNHYRSFQGLTCLMQISTRTEDFIVDTLKLRKYLGDYLREFFRDPTKKKVMHGAGRDIIWLQRDFSIYVCNLFDTGQASKVLQMDRNSLEHLLHHFCGVAANKEYQAADWRLRPLPDEMIKYAREDTHYLLYIYDLMRLRLVNGSSCENDLLLEVCKRSNEICLQLYEKEQLTDTSYLHIHGLKENELNATQLSVLSSLYRWRDGIARAEDESTGYILPNKTLLEIAKEMPVTSGKLKRMIKSRNSILERNLNHVINNIRDAIAASGAFESIVEQLKKGKLEELTLADVKNSSEDTEMIPAVDVDNIEDPSDESAVVPAVITNVGAAPCITSEASLGNMHLEDPVPKTKDSGASSGFTGLTDNKKLSNDQQQAAKATVQVSKRPTAFGALFGKAAAGRRPDLFLGFSNVQGKTKVDKITSSVVLPFHHFSGGAKLSSAALPAKESLHSEPDSIQHSDPACQLEEVIQLDMGTDEQQPPENGNEDDGHCETEDTEMSKSPSGDPSVTEQRFRSLNEERNVKQNQKTPREFEFSVPVVPFDYAEARKNLVSSLPKAERRKDDAVARAINTDAGDKQRGSKKPPGGGENEGNFQHPRRRQAFPPSGNRNATYHQ, encoded by the exons ATGGAAGCCGACGAGGCCTCGGCGCCGCCTCCCCCGCCGTGGATGCAGAACAAGTCGGCCGCGGCCATCGAGGCCTCGTCGGGCCCGCTTTCCGCCGCGGCCTCCCGCCTCTCCGCCCGCTCCCGTGCGCTCCCCTCGTCCCGCGACTTCCACTTCTACAACAACTTCCCGGCATTCAAATCCCCAGTCGGCGCTGCGGCCGCGAAGGCCGACGCGTCCCTCGGCGTGCTCGGCGGGGCTTCGATTCTCCCGACGCGGCAGCAGCCGTTCCCCGTGGGCGGCGACCTCGACGACGCGCACGACTGGCTCGTCGCCCTCAACGACGACTTGCTCGAGCGGTTCGGCGCCTCCACCGACGAGTTCAAGACCCTGCGGCGGAAGGAGGAGACTTCCGGGCGGAGGGCGGCGCCGCAGGCTGGGGACGGGTTCCAAGTGGTGTgcgggaagaagaaaaagaaggtggGCGATGGTGGCGAGGAACGCGTCGGCAGAGTTGAGGCTTTCGGAGGTTTTGGCTCTGTGAGGATGGTCACCAAGGACAAGGCGGCCGCGCCGGGGGTGAAGGCGAAGGTGCCCTTCCACATCCGCACCATCCCAAGGCCCCAGGATGTGTATTGTATTGTGGTGGACAACTCCAGCAAGCCGTTCGAGCATATCTTGCTTGATCGCAGCGAGGATGGCACTCGGGTCGTGCACCCATTG gaaaaaCTCCCTGTTGAACAAATAATCAGCAGAAATGTTCCTGATAATGAGCCAGTTAAGCCACCGGCTTTAGACAACACTCCTTTTACATTTGTTGAAGACCTGAAAACCTTGGAGGTGCTAGCCACAAAGCTGAAGGATGCAACTGAGTTTGCT GTCGATTTGGAACACAACCATTATAGGTCGTTTCAGGGTTTGACATGCTTGATGCAGATTTCAACAAGAACAGAGGACTTTATTGTTGACACTCTTAAGCTTCGTAAATATCTTGGTGATTATCTAAGAGAGTTTTTCAGAGATCCAACCAAGAAAAAG GTAATGCATGGTGCAGGTCGTGATATAATATGGCTTCAACGAGACTTCAGCATATATGTGTGCAACCTTTTTGACACAGGCCAG GCTTCAAAGGTCTTACAGATGGACCGCAACAGCTTGGAACATCTTTTGCACCATTTCTGTGGAGTAGCTGCAAATAAAGA ATACCAAGCTGCAGATTGGAGATTGAGGCCCCTTCCTGATGAAATGATCAA ATATGCTAGAGAGGATACACACTATCTGCTATATATATATGACCTGATGAGATTGAGACTAGTGAATGGGTCATCATGTGAAAATGATCTTCTTTTAGAG GTTTGCAAGCGCAGCAACGAAATTTGCTTGCAACTGTATGAGAAGGAGCAGCTGACTGATACATCATATCTACATATACATGG GTTGAAAGAAAACGAGCTGAATGCAACGCAGCTGTCAGTTCTTTCC AGTCTATATCGATGGAGAGATGGCATTGCCCGTGCTGAGGATGAGAGCACTGGCTATATATTACCCAATAAGACTCTACTTGAGATAG CAAAGGAGATGCCTGTGACAAGTGGGAAGTTGAAAAGAATGATTAAATCAAGAAATTCGATTTTGGAACGAAATCTCAACCATGTTATTAACAATATAAGGGATGCCATAGCAGCTTCTGGTGCTTTTGAAAGTATAGTGGAGCAGCTGAAGAAGGGAAAACTGGAAGAG TTAACATTGGCAGATGTGAAGAACAGCAGTGAGGACACTGAAATGATTCCTGCTGTTGATGTTGATAACATTGAAGATCCGAGTGATGAATCTGCTGTAGTTCCTGCAGTGATTACAAATGTCGGTGCTGCTCCCTGTATTACAAGCGAAGCTTCCTTGGGTAATATGCATTTAGAGGACCCTGTGCCTAAAACAAAGGACTCGGGTGCTTCATCAGGGTTTACTGGACTGACAGACAACAAAAAGCTGAGCAATGACCAGCAGCAA GCAGCAAAGGCTACTGTTCAAGTATCAAAGAGGCCTACAGCTTTTGGAGCTCTGTTTGGAAAGGCAGCTGCTGGAAGAAGGCCAGATCTTTTCCTAGGATTTTCAAATGTTCAG GGTAAGACTAAGGTGGACAAGATAACGTCTTCCGTGGTACTTCCTTTTCATCATTTCTCAGGTGGTGCAAAACTTTCATCAGCCGCCCTTCCAGCGAAAGAATCGTTGCATTCTGAACCAGACAGCATCCAACACAGTGATCCAGCTTGTCAGTTGGAAGAAGTGATACAGTTGGACATGGGAACAGACGAGCAACAACCACCAGAAAATGGCAACGAGGATGATGGACACTGTGAGACTGAAGACACGGAGATGTCAAAGTCCCCTTCAGGTGACCCGTCTGTTACCGAGCAACGATTCCGATCACTCAACGAAGAAAGAAACGTTAAGCAGAACCAGAAGACACCTCGAGAATTCGAATTTAGTGTTCCGGTGGTGCCTTTTGATTATGCCGAAGCCAGAAAGAATCTCGTGTCTAGTTTGCCTAAAGCTGAGAGGAGAAAGGACGATGCCGTTGCCAGGGCTATAAATACAGACGCTGGAGATAAGCAGAGGGGTTCAAAAAAGCCACCAGGTGGGGGAGAGAACGAGGGAAATTTCCAGCATCCACGAAGACGGCAGGCTTTCCCGCCTTCAGGCAATAGAAATGCTACGTATCACCAGTAG